Proteins from a genomic interval of Gossypium hirsutum isolate 1008001.06 chromosome A09, Gossypium_hirsutum_v2.1, whole genome shotgun sequence:
- the LOC121206021 gene encoding uncharacterized protein — translation MSTRLQQNYHIPSSSTQYKKPKTPRVDKLYRDVPLETQGKDFSGDLMELPFREFNLILGMDWLVKHEATLDCAAKRMVLRTAEGEKSEAEGLAVDKVRTVKEFQDVFPEEILGLPLNREVEFGIDLLPGTAPVSVAPYRMAPKELMELKAQIQELLDRCFIKPSVEGE, via the exons ATGTCGACAAGACTACAGCAAAACTACCATATTCCATCTTCCTCTACACAGTACAAGAAGCCGAAAACTCCAag ggtagacaaactgtatagagaCGTGCCTTTAGAAACTCAAGGGAAGGATTTCTCTGGagacttgatggagttaccgttcagaGAATTcaacctcattctgggaatggactggctagttAAGCATGaggcgactctggattgtgctgctaagcgaatggtgttaaggactgcgGAAGGTGAGAAG tcggagGCTGAGGGACTGGcggtggataaagttagaactgTTAAGgaattccaagatgtttttccagaagagATTCTGGGATTGCCTCTGAaccgagaagtcgagtttggaatcgacttgctTCCTGGAACAGCACCAGTGTCCGtcgcaccatataggatggcaccgaaggagttgatGGAGCtaaaagctcagattcaagagttgttggatagatgCTTTATTAAGCCAA